Part of the Thermoleophilia bacterium genome is shown below.
TCAGGCCGAGGAAAACCAGGGCCAGCGGCAGTGTCACGGCGGTGATCATGATGTCGAGCCCTTTGTTCTTCGGGAACGAAGGACCGTCGGCGGCGTTTTCGTTGGCGGTTTCCACCGCGTGGCGCATCGCCCCGATCGCGGCGCTGGCCGAGTAGAGCAAAACACCCGCAGTCAGTACCCCCAGGCTGCCGGCGCCGTTGGTCAGCCCGTTCAGCAGTTTGGTGATCTCCTGCCGGCCCTCGACTTCGTCGACCGGAAGGTTGTCGATGATGGTCTTGATCAGGTCCTCCCGGACATCGGGAGAATCGAAGATGTTGCTGAGCACCCAGACCGCGAGCAGAAGCAGTGCCGGGAACGTCATCAGGACGAAGAAACTGAGCTGGGCCGCCTGCCTGGCCCCGGCCGCCCTGTCGAATGACATGGCGGCTGTCCAGATGACGGCCCAGATCCGTTTCAGTAACGCCAGGGGCTTTTCGAGAAGCCCGGTCGCGTCAGTCCCCCATGCCGATCTTCGCTTCGTCCCAGCGCACAGTCACCGCGTAGAGAATCACGATGTTCAACGCGATGAAGACGACTCCCAGGAAAGGCTGGGTGGTCAGGGTCACCATGTCGACCACGGCGTGGAAGAAGCAGAGCACGATGGTCAGGAGACGGGCCCAGGTGCGTCCCTGGATCAGGGCGTAGCCGGCCCAGACCTTGACCACGCCGACGACCAGCCAGATGATGCCGACCGCCTGCACGCTGAGCAGGTAGATGTCGCCACCAGCCGTACCGCCGGTGAAGTAACTGTCGTCAAAGGCGGCGGCGAGTCCGGCGATCACACTGAACACGCCGACCAGCATCATCATGACGCCGGCGAAGGCCACCCATGACGCCCATGCGGCCGAACCGCCGGGGGGTTTCGAACCACTCGTCTCCATTTGATTCCTCCACTCGTTGCAGCTTGGATAAAACCTGGCGGCCACTCGACCGGCAGTTCACCCTATCCGGCCAGTAAGCGGTCCCGGCCTCAGGCCACGCAGCGGAATGAGATGTGGCAGGTCGCGCTCTCGACACTCTCCGGGATGCGCGAAGCGGGCCGGTAACGGCTGCAGTAGTTCTCGGCACAGAGGAACGAGCCGCCCTTGATCACTTTGCGAGGGATGCCGCTGGCCGGGTCCCGGCTCGCGTCAACACTGGGACCGCGAGGATTGCTCGGCGCGCAGCACCTCGAAGCCGGCTCGTCATGCTTCTCGGAGAACCAGGTCTGGGTCCATTCCCAGGCGTTTCCGGTCACCTCGTAGAGCCCGAACGGATTCGGCTCGTAACTCTTCACGGCCACCGTGCCCGGCTTGCGCGGACCGCCGGGCCGCGGTCTGAACTTCCACGGGAACTCGCCGATCCAGCGGTTCATCCGCTCTTCACCTTCAGGGGCGATCTCGTCCCCCCAGGCGAACTCGGCGCCTTCCAGACCACCTCGGCCGGCACGCTCCCATTGTGCTTCGGTCGGCAATTTCTTGCCGGCCCAGCGGGCGTAGGCGTCAGCGTCTTCGAAGCTGATCTGGGTGACGGGGTGCTGCTCCCGGCCGGCCAGCTCGCTCCTCGGCCCCAGCGGGTGGCGCCAGCTCGCGCCCGGAGTCCAGGACCACCACGCCATCGGGTTGCTCATTTCGACCGGTGCCCGGGGCTGGTTGAAGGTGATCGACCCCGGGACGAGCATCGCCGGGTCGGCTCCGGGATACATCGCCGGATCGGGGGCCTTCTCGGCCACGGTCACGTAGCCGGTCGCTTCGACGAACTCCTGGTACTGCTCGTTGGTCACCGCGGTCTCGTCCATCCAGAAGCCGTCCACACTGACCGGACCGATCGGCTTCTCCTCCGGGTAATGGCTTTCACTGCCCATGCCGAAGGTTCCGCCAGGAATCCACTTCATCCCTGGAGCGGGAGCCTCGGACGGATCGGGGATGCTCTCTTCGCCGGACATGGCCACAAAGGCTACCGTCCGGCGAGGCCGTGCCCGGACAGAAACTGCAAGATTTCCCGGGAGAGGCGGCCACCTTGCCAGGACAGTGGTGATTCGCCTTTCTCCTCGCTGATCATCTCCGCCTGGGGAAACGCTTCGGTGTACGCCTCAGCCACCGCATAGGGATGCCCGTCGTCCGCTTCGTCGTGGCTGCCGACGACCAGCACCGGCACCTCGAGGGCCGACAACTCGGCGAGGGAGCCAAAGGGGCGTGAACGCGGGATCTGCCGGAGGGCCTCGGCGACCGCTTCCGGGTGACGGTGCAGGGCGGCCCGCCGCTCGGCCAGCCGGACGATCGTCTCCTTGATCCCCGGCGCGGCCGTTACCCGCTCGCCGATCACCCGGGCGAATTCGGCGGGCCCGCCGTTTTCGAGCGCATCGGCCCGCTCGTCCCAGCGATCGAGCTCGGGGTCGGTCTCCTGTCCGGTGTAGACCGGGCCGGCCAGGATCAGTGCGGCAACCCGCTCCGGATCGGCCAGCGCGAAAGCGACCGCCGTGTGACAGCCCATCGAATGGCCGCCAAGGATCACCGGGCCCGGTGAGCCGCGGTCGCCAACGATCAGGCCGAGGTCGGTGGTCAGCCCCTCGTAGTCATAGGCCGCGGCCGGATCGGACTCGCCGTGACCCCGGGCGTCATACGTGTGAAGCCGGTAGCCGGCCCGCGGCAATACCTTCGAGCCGTGGACCACGTACTTCCGGGCGGCGCTCAGGCCGTGGGCCAGGAAGATGCCCAAGCCCTCCCCCTGGCTCTCGCCCCGGATCATGCGACCCGAGTCGCTGACCTCGAACGGGACCGGCTCGAATGGAGCGGAACTCACCCGGTCAGCCCTTTTCGAGCGTGGCCTTCTCGATCACGACGTCCTTCGTCGGTTTCTGGTCCGCCCCGCCGAGCTGCCCGATCTTCTGGACGACGTCCATGCCTTCGCTGACCTTGCCGACCAGGGCGTATTCCGGCTTCAGGCTCTGCGCGCCGGAACCGGTAACGACGTAGAACTGGCTGCCGGAAGTGCCCGGCGCCTCGTCGGCTGACTTGGCCATGGCCACGACCCCGACGTCGTACTTCAGGTCCTTGGGCGGCGCCTCGGTGACCTTGTAGCCGGGGTCACCGGTCCCGTCGCCGAGCGGGTCGCCACCCTGGATCACGAAGTCCGGCACGATCCGGTGGAAGCCGAGACCGTCATAAAAGCCCTCTTCGGTCAGGTAGGCGAAGTTGTTGGCGGTGATCGGCGCCCGCTCGGTGTCGAGCGCGATCGTGAAGGTGCCTTCCGAAGTTTCCATGGTCACGGACGCCGTCTCACCTTTTTCGACGACCTGGGTCGGCTTGTCGAGTTTGTCGGTCTTGGTCTCGATCGTGGCTGATCCGGAGTCCGAATCACTACCGCGAGCGACCAGGATAACGACGACAACGACCGCGAGCAGAACGCCTGCCACGGCCAGGAAGATTGCTTTTTCTCGATCCTTCATGGACGCAGAGAGTAGATCGTCCGCCGCTTCGAGGTCGTCTTCCGGGCCGAGTTGCCATGATCAGGTCGTGTCCCCCAGTCCATCTCCGCCCGATCGCCGAACTGTGACCATGGGCAAGGCGATCAGCCGGCTGGTCGCCCGCGCTCCCTGGGCCTGGCCGGTGATCAGCCGGCCCGTGAAGAGCTTCTTCGATTCCAGGGCCAAGGGCTGGGACAGCAACACCGGCGCCGGCTCGGCCGAACACCTGGCCCCGCTCGCCGCCGGGGTACTCCGCGCCGGCAAGGACCCGGAGCGGGTGCTCGACATCGGCTGCGGAACCGGCGCCGCGACCTTTTTCCTGGCCCGTGAATACCCGCGAGCCCGGATCCGAGGGGTCGACCTGTCCCCCGTGATGATTGACCAGGCCAATTCACGGATCGGGCTCGATCCCGAAGCGCGGGTCGCCTTCCGGGTGGGAGACGCCGGCAAGCTGCCTTACCCGGACGAGCACTTCGACCTCGTGACCCAGACCAATATGCCCGTCTTCTTCGCCGAGATCGACCGGGTGCTGCGCTCCGGCGGCTCGGTGGTCATCGCTTCGAGCAGCGGCCAGAACACGCCGTTCTCGACCCCCGACGACCTGTTGGGCAAGAAGTTCGGCAAGCTCGGTTTTAGTGGGGTCGAGACCGGCACGGCCGCCCGCGGGACATACTTCGCCGCGCGGAAGAAAGGTTTGCCGGAATGACTCTGCCCGTCGAAAAGCACTATGCCCTGATCATCAACCCGAGCGCCGGCGGCGGTCGGGCCCTGAAGCTGCTGCCCGAAGTCGAACGGCAGCTCGATGCCCGGCGCATGATCTTCCGTGTCGAGAGAACACGATCGGTCGAGCACGGGGTCGACCTCGCCCTGGACGCGATCGAAGGCCGCGAGATCCCGGTGGTGATGAGCGGCGACGGGCTGATCGGAGCGGTCGGCGGCGCCATGGCGGGAGTCGACTGGCCCCTCGGGTTGATCCCGGCCGGCCGTGGAAACGACCTCGCCCGTGGGCTGGGAATCCCGACCGATCCAGCCGAGGCCGTGCACTGCCTCGACCACGGGTTCGAGCGGCTGATCGACATCGGTGACGCCAACGGCGAGCGATTTCTCGGAATTGCCTCGGTCGGCTTCGATTCGGAGGCGAACCGCATCGCCAACGATGCGAAGGTCCTCAAGGGGACGCTGGTCTACGCCTACGCCGCCCTGCGGGCGCTGATCAGCTGGAAGCCGGAACGCTTCGCCCTGGTCGAAGGCGGCATCCAGAGCCGCTACACGGGCTACACGGTCGCCGTGGCCAACAACGGCTATTACGGCGGCGGCATGAACCTCGCGCCGGACGCCGAGCTTTCCGACGGTCGCCTCGACGTCGTCGTGATCGGCGACGCGCCGAAGTTCCGCTTCCTCATGGATCTGCCGAAGGTCTTCAGAGGAACCCACATCAAGAATGAAGAAGTCGAGTACTGGCAGACCTCATCGATCGAGATCCGGGCGAGCAAGCCGCTGGTCGTCTACGCCGACGGCGATCCCCTGACCAAACTTCCGGCGACGATTCGGGTCCTGCCCTCGGCACTCTCGATGATCGTGCCCGAGGGCGGCCCTTGATCAGGCTCAAAGCCGGCCTCGCCCGCATGATCGGCCGGCTGAGCCGCCTGACCGGCCGCGGCGGCGGCACCACCCTGCCGGGCCGCGTCCTGCTCAAGCTCGATCCGGAGGCGATCAGCAAGCTCGGCTCAAGGCTCGAGCACGGGTCCACCCTGATCAGCGCGACCAACGGCAAGACCACCACCGCGGCGATGCTGGCCTCGATCCTGACCGCAAACGGGCGCCATCCGGTCCACAACCGGGCCGGCTCGAACATGACCTGGGGCGTGGCGACGGCACTGCTCGAGCAACGCGGCGACGAAGGCCTCTTCGAGGTCGACGAAGCCTGGCTGCCCGAGACCGCTGCCCGGCTCGGGCCGCGGGCGATCCTGCTCGGCAACCTCTTCCGCGATCAGCTGGACCGCTACGGCGAGACCGCGGCGCTGGCCGACGCCTGGGTCAAGCTGGCGGAGTCAAGGGCGGGCCTCACCGAATTCATCCTCAATGCCGACGACCCCCTGGTCGCCGACATCGGGCGTTACTCCGGCGATCGCACCACCTACTTCGGCATCGAGGACGAGAGCCAGGCCCTGGCCGAGCTTCAGCATGCCCACGACGCCAAAAACTGCCGGGTCTGCGGCCACGCGCTCGACTACCAGCGTGCATTCGTCGGACACCTCGGCCACTATTGTTGCCCGAACTGCGGCATGAAACGCCCGTCACCCGAAGTCTTCGCGAAGGAGATCGAACTGAAAGGCATGAGCGGTCTCGAAGCGACCGTCGTCAGCCCGGAGGGCACGGCGCGGCTGACGCTGCCACTGCCCGGCCTCTACAACCTCTACAACGCACTTGGAGCGATCGCGACCGCCCGGGCGCTGGAGATCCCGATTGACGCCTCGGTCGCCGCGCTGAAGGGCATGCAGGCGGTCTTCGGGCGGGTGGAGCGAATACAGATCAAGGAGACGGAACTCTCGATCCTGCTGATCAAGAACCCGGCCGGGGCCAACGAGGTGATCCGCACGCTGGCGCTCGGACCCGGCAAGCTGGACCTCTGGATCGCGCTCAACGATGGCATCGCCGACGGCCGGGACGTGTCCTGGATCTGGGACGCCGACTTCGAGATGCTGGCCGGTCACGTCAACTCGATCATCTGCACCGGCACCCGCGGACCGGAAATGGCCCTGCGGCTCAAGTACGGGGGTTGGGACACGGAGAGGATCACCGTCGTCGACGGGATCGGCAAGGGACTCGATGAGGCTCTCGGCCGAAAGCCCGGAAAGCTCTTCGCCATGCCGACCTACACGGCCCTGCTGGAGCTGCGTCAACTGCTTGCCGACCAGGGAGACGCCGAGAGGTACTGGGAAGGTTGATCCTCGCCGATCAGGCCTCCGACAAAGCTTCGATCTGGCAGCTGGTCGAATCCTGCTCCTACGAGGCAGACCTCGCGATCTGGTCGCAGATAACCGCCGGCTCGGCTTCCGTTCTCGATCTCGGGTGTGGCATCGGCCGGGTCGCCCGGTACCTCGCCGCTGAAGGCAAGACCGTCCTCGGAGTCGATCGTGACCCGGAGATGGTCGCCGACCTGAACCGCCTCGCGACCGAGGACCATGTCGCCGCGATCACCGGTGACGTGACCGAAGTCGCAACGCTGGACCTGGGCCAGGACCTGTTCGAAACGATCATCGCGCCGCAGCAGCTGCTCCATATCCTCGGCGGAGTACCCAAGAGGCGTCGGTTGCTGGCCGGCGTGAAGCAACGTCTCGAGCCGGACGGGGTTGCCGCGTTCGCGATCTCCGAGTTGATTCGTCAGGAGAGCCAGACGGTCGACATCCTCCCGGACCTGCGTGAGGTGGGCGAATCGGTGTACGCGAGCCGACCGGTGGCGGTCGACGCTGACGCCGGAACGCTCACGGTAATCCGGCTGCGACAGGTGGTCGGGTCTGACGGATCGCTGGAGGAATCCCACGACAGCATCACTCTCGACCTGATGGACCGCGACTCGCTGACCGCGGAGCTGGCAGCCGTTGGGCTGCAGGCCTCGCGAACGATCGAAGTCCCGGAGACCGACCGGCACATCGCCTCGGTCATCGTCGTCGCCCGTCACGATGCCACGGGCTCCTGATCCCTAGGCTTTGCGCGATGAAACTCCGCCTGCTCAGCCTCTACCCGGACCAGATGAACATCTATGCCGACCGCGGCAACATCATCTTCTTCGAGAACCGCTGCCGCTGGCGGGGAATTGACTTCGAGGTGACCCGCTGCGGCACCGGAGAGACCTTCGACCCGGCTGGATTCGACCTGATCTACATGGGCGGCGGCCAGGATCGTGACCAGCGGCTGGTCGCCTCCGACCTGGTCGCGACGAAGCGGGACAGCCTGGTCCGGGCCAAGGAGGACGGCACCGTCATCCTCGCGGTCTGCGGCGGCTACCAGCTGCTCGGCAGCTCCTACCAGCTGGCCGACGAAGTGATCGAAGGACTTGGCCTGGTCGAGTTAAAGACCGTGCGTGAGCCCGGCCCGCGTCTGATCGGCCCGGTCGCGATCACGGTGAACCTCGACGGCACCGACCGCACGGTCGCCGGTTTCGAGAACCACGGTGGCCGCACCTACCTCGGCCCGGCCGCGACCCCCTTCGGCAAGGTCGAGTCGGGTCACGGCAATAACGGCGGCGACGGCTTCGAGGGCGTGCGGGAAGACAACCTGATCGGGACCTACCTGCACGGCCCGCTCCTGCCGAAGAACTCGTGGCTGGCCGACCACTTGATCAAGCTCGCGCTCGAGCACCACCACGGCGCCGGGGTCGAACTGGAGCCGCTCGACGACACCTTCGAGTCTGCCGCGCACGAGACCGCCCGCCGGGCGGCCCTCGGCTGACCGGGGAGTCAGCGGCCGGTTGAACCGAATCCGCCCTCGCCGCGCTCGCTGGCGGAGAGCGATTCGGCCTCGGCCGGTTCGGCCAGGGCAACGGGCACCACTACCAGCTGGGCGATTCGGTCACCGGGCTCGATCCGGAAGACCTCGGCCGGGTCGTTGTTCAGCAACAGAACCTTCAGCTCACCGCGGTATCCGGAATCGATCAGGCCAGGAGCGTTGACCACCGAGATGCCGTGCTTCCGGGCCAGGCCGGAACGCGGCAGCACCAGTCCGGCGTGCCCGTCCGGGATTTCGACTGCGATCCCGGTCCCGACCTGCCAGCGCTCCCCCGGTCCGATGTGGGCGGGTTCGGAAGCGTAGAGATCGAGGCCGGCGTCGCCTTCGTGGGCCCGGGTCGGGAGGGTCGCACCGTCAGCCAGGATCTGGAAGTTGAGCCTCATTGCCGCTCACTCTACCCGAGGCCGGTAGGCGATCCGGCGGGCTAGCCGGTGGCCAGATCGGCGAAACGATGCATCTCGCCCATCGGCAGGCGGGTCTTGACCAGGACGCCGTCGGGGCCGTCCTCGCGGTCGACTTTGCCGGCGACTTCATGCAGGTCGTGGAGCCGGGCGCCTTCGCTGTACGGCACCAGGAGCTCGACCGGCATCATCGTCGACTCGAACACCTTTTCGGTCGCCGCCTTCAGGTCATCGAGGCCTTCGCCGGTGACCGCTGACACCGCGACGGCATCGGGGTGGCTGATCCGTACCTCGTCCCGTTCTTCCGGCGTCAGCAGGTCGATCTTGTTGAGGACCAGCAAGCGCGGCTTGCTGTCCACGCCGATCTCCCCGAGCACGCTGTCGGCCGCTTGCATCTCCATCTGGAGCCGTTCCTCGGGCGAGGAGGCGTCAACGACATGCAGGATCAGGTCGGAGAGAACGGTCTCCTCGAGCGTTGCCTTGAAGGCTTCGACCAGTTGATGCGGCAGCTTGTCGATGAATCCGACCGTGTCGGTGACCAGGTACCGCCGGCTTTCGTACTCGTAGGCCCGGGTGGTCGGGTCCAGCGTGTGGAACAGCCGGTCGCCGATGCTCACGTCGGCTCCGGTCATCGCGTTCAGCAGGGTCGACTTGCCGGCGTTGGTGTAACCGGCCAGGGCGACCTGGGGCAGAGCTGAATCCTGCCGTCGGCTGCGCATCACGCCGCGGTTCTGCTCGACGCCCCGCAGGCGCCGCCTGAGCATCGCGATCCGGTCACGGGCCAGTCGGCGGTCGGTCTCGATCTGGGACTCGCCGGGGCCACGGGTGCCGATTCCGGCGCCGAGGCGCTCGAGGTGGGTCCAGAGTCCCCGCATGCGGGCCAGGTTGTACTCGAGCTGGGCCAGTTCGACCTGAAGCTTTCCTTCGGCTGAGTGGGCGTGGTCGGCGAAGATGTCGAGGATGACCGCCGTGCGGTCGATCACCGGGACGCCGAGGGCCGCTTCGAGGTTCCTCTCCTGGCGCGGCGCGAGCTCGTCGTCGCAGGCGACGAGATTGGCGCCCGTGCGTTCGATCTCCTCCTTGGCCTCGGTCAGTTTGCCCTGTCCGAAGTACCGGTCCGGATCCGGCTCGCTCCGCCGCTGGATCATCTCCCCGGCCGTGACCACCCCGGCCGTGCGCAGCAACTCGCCCAGCTCGTCAAGTGTGCCGTCGCCCGTCGTGTCGACGGCGATCATCAAGGCACGCTGGCGCGCGCGCCGGGCGAGCGCGTCGTCGATCTTCGATCCGGCTTTCTGCGCCTTTGGCAGTTCGGCGTCCACACCTTCATCCTAGAGGCCTGGTGAGGGTTATCCGCACGCACGTCTAACCCACACCAGGCCTCTGGCATTCGGAGTAGCCTGCCTTCCCATGAAGATCTTCATGACCGGCGCGACCGGATTCATCGGAACATCCACGGCCAGGCACCTGGCCGAACAGGGGCACCACCTGACCTGTCTGGTCCGGGACCGCTCCCGGGCCACCGACCTCAGCGAGCTCGGCTGCGAGCTGGTCGACGGTGACCTCTCCGACCAGGACCGGCTGGCCGTTCAGATGCAGGGGAGCGACGCCGTGGTCCACAACGCGGCGCTCTACGAGGTCGGCATCCCGGCCTCACGCCACCAGGCGCTCAAGGAGGCGAACATCGACGGCACCTCGAACGTGCTCAACGCCTGCCTCATGTCCAACATTCCGCGCGTCCTTTACGTCTCCACCTGTGCCGTGTTCGGCAACACCAACCACGAGATCGTCGACGAATCCTTCGAGCGCCCCAATCTGGACTTCACGTCGTACTACGAAGA
Proteins encoded:
- a CDS encoding YihY/virulence factor BrkB family protein, with the protein product MSFDRAAGARQAAQLSFFVLMTFPALLLLAVWVLSNIFDSPDVREDLIKTIIDNLPVDEVEGRQEITKLLNGLTNGAGSLGVLTAGVLLYSASAAIGAMRHAVETANENAADGPSFPKNKGLDIMITAVTLPLALVFLGLIVSRPLDSLIDDDTFLSGLAGTFGGPLGIGAFGVLFFTWMFWVLNPGRTPWASTLIGAAVAAFLVGAVSYGLRLWFDISGGGSAVYGVLTGFLGLLIFLNLASMGVVYGAHIAATFRIKPWRPGFLPGSGD
- a CDS encoding formylglycine-generating enzyme family protein, yielding MKWIPGGTFGMGSESHYPEEKPIGPVSVDGFWMDETAVTNEQYQEFVEATGYVTVAEKAPDPAMYPGADPAMLVPGSITFNQPRAPVEMSNPMAWWSWTPGASWRHPLGPRSELAGREQHPVTQISFEDADAYARWAGKKLPTEAQWERAGRGGLEGAEFAWGDEIAPEGEERMNRWIGEFPWKFRPRPGGPRKPGTVAVKSYEPNPFGLYEVTGNAWEWTQTWFSEKHDEPASRCCAPSNPRGPSVDASRDPASGIPRKVIKGGSFLCAENYCSRYRPASRIPESVESATCHISFRCVA
- a CDS encoding alpha/beta fold hydrolase; protein product: MIRGESQGEGLGIFLAHGLSAARKYVVHGSKVLPRAGYRLHTYDARGHGESDPAAAYDYEGLTTDLGLIVGDRGSPGPVILGGHSMGCHTAVAFALADPERVAALILAGPVYTGQETDPELDRWDERADALENGGPAEFARVIGERVTAAPGIKETIVRLAERRAALHRHPEAVAEALRQIPRSRPFGSLAELSALEVPVLVVGSHDEADDGHPYAVAEAYTEAFPQAEMISEEKGESPLSWQGGRLSREILQFLSGHGLAGR
- a CDS encoding peptidylprolyl isomerase, translated to MKDREKAIFLAVAGVLLAVVVVVILVARGSDSDSGSATIETKTDKLDKPTQVVEKGETASVTMETSEGTFTIALDTERAPITANNFAYLTEEGFYDGLGFHRIVPDFVIQGGDPLGDGTGDPGYKVTEAPPKDLKYDVGVVAMAKSADEAPGTSGSQFYVVTGSGAQSLKPEYALVGKVSEGMDVVQKIGQLGGADQKPTKDVVIEKATLEKG
- a CDS encoding methyltransferase domain-containing protein, with the protein product MGKAISRLVARAPWAWPVISRPVKSFFDSRAKGWDSNTGAGSAEHLAPLAAGVLRAGKDPERVLDIGCGTGAATFFLAREYPRARIRGVDLSPVMIDQANSRIGLDPEARVAFRVGDAGKLPYPDEHFDLVTQTNMPVFFAEIDRVLRSGGSVVIASSSGQNTPFSTPDDLLGKKFGKLGFSGVETGTAARGTYFAARKKGLPE
- a CDS encoding diacylglycerol kinase family lipid kinase; this translates as MTLPVEKHYALIINPSAGGGRALKLLPEVERQLDARRMIFRVERTRSVEHGVDLALDAIEGREIPVVMSGDGLIGAVGGAMAGVDWPLGLIPAGRGNDLARGLGIPTDPAEAVHCLDHGFERLIDIGDANGERFLGIASVGFDSEANRIANDAKVLKGTLVYAYAALRALISWKPERFALVEGGIQSRYTGYTVAVANNGYYGGGMNLAPDAELSDGRLDVVVIGDAPKFRFLMDLPKVFRGTHIKNEEVEYWQTSSIEIRASKPLVVYADGDPLTKLPATIRVLPSALSMIVPEGGP
- a CDS encoding Mur ligase family protein produces the protein MIGRLSRLTGRGGGTTLPGRVLLKLDPEAISKLGSRLEHGSTLISATNGKTTTAAMLASILTANGRHPVHNRAGSNMTWGVATALLEQRGDEGLFEVDEAWLPETAARLGPRAILLGNLFRDQLDRYGETAALADAWVKLAESRAGLTEFILNADDPLVADIGRYSGDRTTYFGIEDESQALAELQHAHDAKNCRVCGHALDYQRAFVGHLGHYCCPNCGMKRPSPEVFAKEIELKGMSGLEATVVSPEGTARLTLPLPGLYNLYNALGAIATARALEIPIDASVAALKGMQAVFGRVERIQIKETELSILLIKNPAGANEVIRTLALGPGKLDLWIALNDGIADGRDVSWIWDADFEMLAGHVNSIICTGTRGPEMALRLKYGGWDTERITVVDGIGKGLDEALGRKPGKLFAMPTYTALLELRQLLADQGDAERYWEG
- a CDS encoding class I SAM-dependent methyltransferase codes for the protein MGRLILADQASDKASIWQLVESCSYEADLAIWSQITAGSASVLDLGCGIGRVARYLAAEGKTVLGVDRDPEMVADLNRLATEDHVAAITGDVTEVATLDLGQDLFETIIAPQQLLHILGGVPKRRRLLAGVKQRLEPDGVAAFAISELIRQESQTVDILPDLREVGESVYASRPVAVDADAGTLTVIRLRQVVGSDGSLEESHDSITLDLMDRDSLTAELAAVGLQASRTIEVPETDRHIASVIVVARHDATGS
- a CDS encoding glutamine amidotransferase, whose protein sequence is MKLRLLSLYPDQMNIYADRGNIIFFENRCRWRGIDFEVTRCGTGETFDPAGFDLIYMGGGQDRDQRLVASDLVATKRDSLVRAKEDGTVILAVCGGYQLLGSSYQLADEVIEGLGLVELKTVREPGPRLIGPVAITVNLDGTDRTVAGFENHGGRTYLGPAATPFGKVESGHGNNGGDGFEGVREDNLIGTYLHGPLLPKNSWLADHLIKLALEHHHGAGVELEPLDDTFESAAHETARRAALG
- the dut gene encoding dUTP diphosphatase translates to MRLNFQILADGATLPTRAHEGDAGLDLYASEPAHIGPGERWQVGTGIAVEIPDGHAGLVLPRSGLARKHGISVVNAPGLIDSGYRGELKVLLLNNDPAEVFRIEPGDRIAQLVVVPVALAEPAEAESLSASERGEGGFGSTGR
- the hflX gene encoding GTPase HflX produces the protein MIAVDTTGDGTLDELGELLRTAGVVTAGEMIQRRSEPDPDRYFGQGKLTEAKEEIERTGANLVACDDELAPRQERNLEAALGVPVIDRTAVILDIFADHAHSAEGKLQVELAQLEYNLARMRGLWTHLERLGAGIGTRGPGESQIETDRRLARDRIAMLRRRLRGVEQNRGVMRSRRQDSALPQVALAGYTNAGKSTLLNAMTGADVSIGDRLFHTLDPTTRAYEYESRRYLVTDTVGFIDKLPHQLVEAFKATLEETVLSDLILHVVDASSPEERLQMEMQAADSVLGEIGVDSKPRLLVLNKIDLLTPEERDEVRISHPDAVAVSAVTGEGLDDLKAATEKVFESTMMPVELLVPYSEGARLHDLHEVAGKVDREDGPDGVLVKTRLPMGEMHRFADLATG